The proteins below are encoded in one region of Lactuca sativa cultivar Salinas chromosome 3, Lsat_Salinas_v11, whole genome shotgun sequence:
- the LOC111919147 gene encoding TNF receptor-associated factor homolog 1a isoform X1, whose amino-acid sequence MAGSSSEESGFSRSLEGLSNGQQRSGEALAEWRSSEQVENGITSTSPPYWDTDDDDDCGPKPSELYGKYTWKIDKFSQINKRELRSNAFEVGGYKWYILIYPQGCDVCNHLSLFLCVANHDKLLPGWSHFAQFTIAVVNKDPKKSKYSDTLHRFWKKEHDWGWKKFMELSKVLDGFVDADTLIIKAQVQVIRERADRPFRCLDCQYRRELVRVYLSNVEQICRRFVEERRGRLGKLIEDKNRWASFCGFWSGIDQNSRRRMSREKSDSILKVVVKHFFIEKEVTSTLVMDSLYSGLKALEGQSQSQNQIQSQSQTKNKKAKGQQSDAEEPPIPVVRMENDTFILVDDVLLLLERAALEPLPPKDEKGPQNRTKDGGSGEDFSKDSIERDERRLTELGRRTIEIFVLAHIFSSKIEVAYQEAVALKRQEELIREEEEAWMAESEQKAKRGASEKEKKSKKKQAKQKRNNRKSKEKGRDEKAKPQQQQIMVEDAELLKKPDTLEDVSDVDVDVDVSDSADCVTEALLRPDSDDRDSSPVNWDTDTSEPHPPTEACSSGIIIAQNGDRKSNSVMDDSSSTCSTDSLPSVVIARGKMKRGKATGEVITRVNNMTKPPLDVGSESTQPSGEPDCDVGALSLQDKMKWLEPDVIKKVEEVVPLQKKLNIKDDLDPERHPKEKTTITPSSPKSPSKPSPRALQKSDLKRNLQNTEKPMVHNTPTQKPTEKPSIVHQGPTPAHKSINGPTISKPVPPMSRPLSAPLVEVSRPTTTTVATTPVIPMVQTTPLLSRSASAAGYLGPGPDPSPMGQSYIPSSYRNAMMGSPVSATSSAFPKPGVGVNSSFSQPMFLPQETVRPSFSFGMMSQLSNGPQWDPNMDLYNNNKSVPIPVHIHTTQGMLADEFPHLDIINDLLDDEYTIPVGPSPSFNGPRHLSHQYSFPGEMGGSTLDPGPSTSLCRFERTRSYHEEFQHGYNGGGPFEFTRDMVPAQPGLQYVNGSGQGQGQGQGQGQGQGQNQWRVGGSDLLYGLRNMDGEGYGYQMGPPDYSMGVNGYNVYRPNGQ is encoded by the exons ATGGCGGGGAGTTCAAGTGAGGAGTCTGGGTTTAGCAGATCATTAGAGGGATTATCAAATGGGCAGCAGCGTTCTGGTGAAGCATTGGCTGAATGGCGCTCTTCTGAGCAAGTTGAGAATGGAATCACTTCAACTTCACCTCCCTACTGGGAtacagatgatgatgatgattgtg GACCAAAACCTTCTGAGCTATATGGAAAGTATACATGGAAAATAGACAAGTTCTCACAGATTAACAAGAGAGAGCTTCGAAGCAATGCATTTGAAGTTGGTGGCTATAAATG GTATATCTTGATCTACCCTCAGGGGTGTGATGTTTGCAATCATCTGTCTTTATTTCTTTGTGTTGCAAATCATGACAAGCTTCTTCCAG gaTGGAGTCATTTTGCACAATTCACAATAGCTGTGGTGAATAAAGATCCCAAGAAATCAAAATATTCTG ACACGTTACATCGCTTCTGGAAGAAAGAGCATGATTGGGGATGGAAAAAATTTATGGAATTATCAAAAGTTTTAGATGGATTTGTTGATGCTGATACTCTCATAATAAAAGCTCAAGTCCAAGTTATAag GGAGAGAGCAGATCGTCCATTCAGATGCCTTGATTGTCAATATAGGAGAGAACTTGTGAGGGTATATTTGTCAAATGTAGAGCAAATATGTCGCCGATTTGTtgaagagagaagaggaagacTTGGAAAGCTGATAGAAGATAAAAATAGATGGGCAAG tttctGTGGATTCTGGTCTGGAATTGATCAAAATTCAAGGCGCCGAATGTCAAGGGAAAAGTCAGATTCAATATTAAAAGTTGTTGTAAAACACTTCTTTATAGAAAAAGAAGTCACATCAACATTGGTAATGGACTCATTATACAGTGGATTAAAGGCTcttgaaggtcaaagtcaaagtcaaaatcaaattcaaagtcaaagtcaaaccaaGAACAAGAAGGCCAAAGGACAACAATCTGATGCAGAAGAACCACCCATACCCGTTGTCCGGATGGAAAATGACACTTTTATCCTTGTTGATGATGTATTGCTTTTGCTTGAAAGAGCAGCCTTGGAACCATTGCCTCCAAAAGACGAAAAAGGCCCTCAAAATCGTACTAAG GACGGTGGATCAGGGGAGGATTTCAGCAAGGATTCTATTGAGCGTGATGAAAGGCGTCTCACTGAATTGGGAAGAAGGACTATTGAAATATTTGTGTTAGCTCACATTTTCag CAGTAAAATAGAAGTTGCATACCAAGAGGCTGTTGCTTTGAAAAGGCAAGAGGAGCTCATACGTGAAGAAGAGGAAGCATGGATGGCTGAAAGTGAACAGAAAGCAAAACGTGGtgcatctgaaaaggaaaagaaatcAAAGAAAAAACAG gcGAAACAGAAAAGAAACAACCGGAAATCGAAAGAAAAAGGGCGAGATGAAAAAGCGAAACCTCAACAACAACAAATCATGGTTGAAGATGCGGAGTTGTTAAAAAAACCGGATACATTGGAAGACGTTTCcgatgttgatgttgatgttgatgtttCCGATTCCGCCGATTGTGTGACTGAAGCCCTTCTTCGTCCCGATTCCGATGATCGCGATTCCAGCCCCGTGAACTGGGATACGGACACCTCGGAACCGCATCCGCCCACAGAAGCTTGTAGCAGCGGGATAATTATTGCACAAAATGGGGACAGAAAGAGTAATTCTGTCATGGATGATAGTTCATCAACATGCTCAACGGATTCACTCCCTTCAGTGGTCATCGCCAG AGGGAAAATGAAGCGAGGAAAGGCTACCGGTGAAGTGATAACACGAGTCAACAATATGACGAAACCGCCCTTGGATGTTGGCTCTGAGTCAACTCAGCCAAGTGGCGAACCGGACTGCGACGTGGGTGCACTCTCGTTGCAGGATAAGATGAAGTGGCTCGAACCGGATGTCATCAAGAAAGTG GAAGAAGTTGTTCCGCTACAGAAAAAGCTAAACATAAAGGACGATTTAGACCCCGAGAGACATCCAAAGGAAAAGACGACAATTACCCCATCTTCACCAAAAAGCCCTTCAAAACCCTCACCACGTGCCCTTCAAAAATCCGACCTCAAAAGAAATCTCCAAAACACCGAAAAACCAATGGTCCATAATACCCCCACCCAAAAACCAACCGAAAAGCCTTCGATAGTGCACCAAGGACCCACCCCGGCTCACAAATCCATAAACGGTCCCACCATATCAAAGCCGGTCCCACCCATGTCAAGACCACTGAGTGCACCTTTAGTCGAAGTCTCCAGACCCACCACAACCACCGTGGCTACTACACCCGTTATTCCCATGGTCCAAACCACACCGTTACTATCACGCTCCGCAAGTGCAGCCGGATACCTCGGGCCCGGACCCGACCCGTCACCCATGGGTCAAAGCTACATCCCGTCATCTTACCGAAACGCGATGATGGGAAGCCCGGTTTCCGCCACCTCATCCGCTTTTCCAAAACCAGGAGTAGGGGTAAATTCGTCATTTTCACAACCCATGTTTTTACCTCAAGAAACCGTTAGACCGAGCTTCTCCTTCGGGATGATGAGCCAACTTTCAAACGGGCCCCAGTGGGACCCGAACATGGACCTTTACAACAACAACAAATCGGTTCCCATTCCCGTTCACATTCACACAACACAAGGAATGTTAGCCGATGAATTCCCGCACCTCGATATAATCAATGACTTGCTTGATGATGAGTACACTATCCCCGTGGGCCCTAGCCCGTCGTTTAACGGGCCCCGGCATCTGAGTCATCAGTACAGTTTTCCCGGGGAAATGGGTGGGTCGACGCTCGACCCGGGCCCGTCAACGAGCTTGTGTCGGTTCGAGCGGACACGGAGTTACCATGAAGAGTTCCAACACGGGTACAATGGTGGTGGCCCGTTTGAGTTCACGAGGGATATGGTTCCGGCCCAACCGGGTTTGCAGTATGTGAACGGGTCGGGTCAGGGTCAAGGTCAGGGTCAGGGTCAAGGTCAGGGTCAGGGTCAGAATCAGTGGCGGGTTGGTGGGTCGGATCTTTTATACGGGTTGAGAAATATGGATGGGGAAGGGTATGGGTATCAGATGGGTCCACCGGATTATTCGATGGGTGTTAACGGGTATAATGTGTACCGACCCAATGGGCAGTGA
- the LOC111919147 gene encoding TNF receptor-associated factor homolog 1a isoform X2, producing MAGSSSEESGFSRSLEGLSNGQQRSGEALAEWRSSEQVENGITSTSPPYWDTDDDDDCGPKPSELYGKYTWKIDKFSQINKRELRSNAFEVGGYKWYILIYPQGCDVCNHLSLFLCVANHDKLLPGWSHFAQFTIAVVNKDPKKSKYSDTLHRFWKKEHDWGWKKFMELSKVLDGFVDADTLIIKAQVQVIRERADRPFRCLDCQYRRELVRVYLSNVEQICRRFVEERRGRLGKLIEDKNRWASFCGFWSGIDQNSRRRMSREKSDSILKVVVKHFFIEKEVTSTLVMDSLYSGLKALEGQSQSQNQIQSQSQTKNKKAKGQQSDAEEPPIPVVRMENDTFILVDDVLLLLERAALEPLPPKDEKGPQNRTKDGGSGEDFSKDSIERDERRLTELGRRTIEIFVLAHIFSKIEVAYQEAVALKRQEELIREEEEAWMAESEQKAKRGASEKEKKSKKKQAKQKRNNRKSKEKGRDEKAKPQQQQIMVEDAELLKKPDTLEDVSDVDVDVDVSDSADCVTEALLRPDSDDRDSSPVNWDTDTSEPHPPTEACSSGIIIAQNGDRKSNSVMDDSSSTCSTDSLPSVVIARGKMKRGKATGEVITRVNNMTKPPLDVGSESTQPSGEPDCDVGALSLQDKMKWLEPDVIKKVEEVVPLQKKLNIKDDLDPERHPKEKTTITPSSPKSPSKPSPRALQKSDLKRNLQNTEKPMVHNTPTQKPTEKPSIVHQGPTPAHKSINGPTISKPVPPMSRPLSAPLVEVSRPTTTTVATTPVIPMVQTTPLLSRSASAAGYLGPGPDPSPMGQSYIPSSYRNAMMGSPVSATSSAFPKPGVGVNSSFSQPMFLPQETVRPSFSFGMMSQLSNGPQWDPNMDLYNNNKSVPIPVHIHTTQGMLADEFPHLDIINDLLDDEYTIPVGPSPSFNGPRHLSHQYSFPGEMGGSTLDPGPSTSLCRFERTRSYHEEFQHGYNGGGPFEFTRDMVPAQPGLQYVNGSGQGQGQGQGQGQGQGQNQWRVGGSDLLYGLRNMDGEGYGYQMGPPDYSMGVNGYNVYRPNGQ from the exons ATGGCGGGGAGTTCAAGTGAGGAGTCTGGGTTTAGCAGATCATTAGAGGGATTATCAAATGGGCAGCAGCGTTCTGGTGAAGCATTGGCTGAATGGCGCTCTTCTGAGCAAGTTGAGAATGGAATCACTTCAACTTCACCTCCCTACTGGGAtacagatgatgatgatgattgtg GACCAAAACCTTCTGAGCTATATGGAAAGTATACATGGAAAATAGACAAGTTCTCACAGATTAACAAGAGAGAGCTTCGAAGCAATGCATTTGAAGTTGGTGGCTATAAATG GTATATCTTGATCTACCCTCAGGGGTGTGATGTTTGCAATCATCTGTCTTTATTTCTTTGTGTTGCAAATCATGACAAGCTTCTTCCAG gaTGGAGTCATTTTGCACAATTCACAATAGCTGTGGTGAATAAAGATCCCAAGAAATCAAAATATTCTG ACACGTTACATCGCTTCTGGAAGAAAGAGCATGATTGGGGATGGAAAAAATTTATGGAATTATCAAAAGTTTTAGATGGATTTGTTGATGCTGATACTCTCATAATAAAAGCTCAAGTCCAAGTTATAag GGAGAGAGCAGATCGTCCATTCAGATGCCTTGATTGTCAATATAGGAGAGAACTTGTGAGGGTATATTTGTCAAATGTAGAGCAAATATGTCGCCGATTTGTtgaagagagaagaggaagacTTGGAAAGCTGATAGAAGATAAAAATAGATGGGCAAG tttctGTGGATTCTGGTCTGGAATTGATCAAAATTCAAGGCGCCGAATGTCAAGGGAAAAGTCAGATTCAATATTAAAAGTTGTTGTAAAACACTTCTTTATAGAAAAAGAAGTCACATCAACATTGGTAATGGACTCATTATACAGTGGATTAAAGGCTcttgaaggtcaaagtcaaagtcaaaatcaaattcaaagtcaaagtcaaaccaaGAACAAGAAGGCCAAAGGACAACAATCTGATGCAGAAGAACCACCCATACCCGTTGTCCGGATGGAAAATGACACTTTTATCCTTGTTGATGATGTATTGCTTTTGCTTGAAAGAGCAGCCTTGGAACCATTGCCTCCAAAAGACGAAAAAGGCCCTCAAAATCGTACTAAG GACGGTGGATCAGGGGAGGATTTCAGCAAGGATTCTATTGAGCGTGATGAAAGGCGTCTCACTGAATTGGGAAGAAGGACTATTGAAATATTTGTGTTAGCTCACATTTTCag TAAAATAGAAGTTGCATACCAAGAGGCTGTTGCTTTGAAAAGGCAAGAGGAGCTCATACGTGAAGAAGAGGAAGCATGGATGGCTGAAAGTGAACAGAAAGCAAAACGTGGtgcatctgaaaaggaaaagaaatcAAAGAAAAAACAG gcGAAACAGAAAAGAAACAACCGGAAATCGAAAGAAAAAGGGCGAGATGAAAAAGCGAAACCTCAACAACAACAAATCATGGTTGAAGATGCGGAGTTGTTAAAAAAACCGGATACATTGGAAGACGTTTCcgatgttgatgttgatgttgatgtttCCGATTCCGCCGATTGTGTGACTGAAGCCCTTCTTCGTCCCGATTCCGATGATCGCGATTCCAGCCCCGTGAACTGGGATACGGACACCTCGGAACCGCATCCGCCCACAGAAGCTTGTAGCAGCGGGATAATTATTGCACAAAATGGGGACAGAAAGAGTAATTCTGTCATGGATGATAGTTCATCAACATGCTCAACGGATTCACTCCCTTCAGTGGTCATCGCCAG AGGGAAAATGAAGCGAGGAAAGGCTACCGGTGAAGTGATAACACGAGTCAACAATATGACGAAACCGCCCTTGGATGTTGGCTCTGAGTCAACTCAGCCAAGTGGCGAACCGGACTGCGACGTGGGTGCACTCTCGTTGCAGGATAAGATGAAGTGGCTCGAACCGGATGTCATCAAGAAAGTG GAAGAAGTTGTTCCGCTACAGAAAAAGCTAAACATAAAGGACGATTTAGACCCCGAGAGACATCCAAAGGAAAAGACGACAATTACCCCATCTTCACCAAAAAGCCCTTCAAAACCCTCACCACGTGCCCTTCAAAAATCCGACCTCAAAAGAAATCTCCAAAACACCGAAAAACCAATGGTCCATAATACCCCCACCCAAAAACCAACCGAAAAGCCTTCGATAGTGCACCAAGGACCCACCCCGGCTCACAAATCCATAAACGGTCCCACCATATCAAAGCCGGTCCCACCCATGTCAAGACCACTGAGTGCACCTTTAGTCGAAGTCTCCAGACCCACCACAACCACCGTGGCTACTACACCCGTTATTCCCATGGTCCAAACCACACCGTTACTATCACGCTCCGCAAGTGCAGCCGGATACCTCGGGCCCGGACCCGACCCGTCACCCATGGGTCAAAGCTACATCCCGTCATCTTACCGAAACGCGATGATGGGAAGCCCGGTTTCCGCCACCTCATCCGCTTTTCCAAAACCAGGAGTAGGGGTAAATTCGTCATTTTCACAACCCATGTTTTTACCTCAAGAAACCGTTAGACCGAGCTTCTCCTTCGGGATGATGAGCCAACTTTCAAACGGGCCCCAGTGGGACCCGAACATGGACCTTTACAACAACAACAAATCGGTTCCCATTCCCGTTCACATTCACACAACACAAGGAATGTTAGCCGATGAATTCCCGCACCTCGATATAATCAATGACTTGCTTGATGATGAGTACACTATCCCCGTGGGCCCTAGCCCGTCGTTTAACGGGCCCCGGCATCTGAGTCATCAGTACAGTTTTCCCGGGGAAATGGGTGGGTCGACGCTCGACCCGGGCCCGTCAACGAGCTTGTGTCGGTTCGAGCGGACACGGAGTTACCATGAAGAGTTCCAACACGGGTACAATGGTGGTGGCCCGTTTGAGTTCACGAGGGATATGGTTCCGGCCCAACCGGGTTTGCAGTATGTGAACGGGTCGGGTCAGGGTCAAGGTCAGGGTCAGGGTCAAGGTCAGGGTCAGGGTCAGAATCAGTGGCGGGTTGGTGGGTCGGATCTTTTATACGGGTTGAGAAATATGGATGGGGAAGGGTATGGGTATCAGATGGGTCCACCGGATTATTCGATGGGTGTTAACGGGTATAATGTGTACCGACCCAATGGGCAGTGA